From the genome of Polyodon spathula isolate WHYD16114869_AA chromosome 14, ASM1765450v1, whole genome shotgun sequence, one region includes:
- the LOC121326810 gene encoding glutamate-rich protein 3-like isoform X2 codes for MSRPNPGTLAAYNSLTDRHLTGYFSNTRIRRHLQKVGLITRHGRIVPDKEYRYNIMRRDHQKYVRECLAQAIFHKVLDMERCNQIEIKRKLEDFERKERVQRIKVDRSKRYDEDVVPLLSPRPPTAPKNGNAGHSGPEANQSESSEPKSTSSRPCTAPGKIQRPVRLQPIQSNGTAAPARRTFPGSRQKGHSEKTEHHLIYSLDRDARRHIAVTDFASGISPYRLPVINNYVTPVPPPPQKRDRNFKGTSNGTRRGRRLRPTTAPNGIEETKDSAKFHKTSVHSNVAVTMVYFGKSVHLSHDDTDFRDEVKVYQQHCGGENLCVYKGALAEGETFQFVSRRHHGFPFSLTFFLNSMQVDRLSSCCEFKHRKGARLGGKHGHFGIASVEGASPCYRCIIAVGLDKKPTPPPKRIKKEVEKEESTRDRGKEDKSCSEEEMPKEESISNFSLRSPHSEYDVEEENQMELEPKEIEIPEVNDDEKLKDEYDDDFEVDEAKPDAKEENREEADMNGRSPAPSDDERGNSDTRESEYKEKQKHHSGSDDDRASYSDSEVEDSKQGGRRARPSDSSSSLYSSSSSRKDSESDSEGGKDDVKKEEIKVLNTEPRSVSESANDVEDEVKNEQAVSDNDKEQHTHEEAKQIEGAENIETNDQVSAEYQQTGEVPRESAGLTVSERNEAVEQTDSMYRPESAKDKGGITDSKPEAQTETAVFAEPAEAEKQGSAKSVKEKIADAIINEARCSSEPEPSDSSTDEDDETTRQARKSYIIHIDNEAEDAVAFSLMQMKNQEESAVNPDEALVKEDQTELAKDTEMKEDESPEEAQKATQSVGDNHDEENKAEETDPKAKIDKTETEVKLGESGANVEPETKAEETEAEANIYEVDSDTKTEQTEPEVKTEQTEPEAKTEQTEPEGKTEKKEHETQTEQTEPEVKTEQTEPEVKTEQTEPEAKTEQTEPEGKTEKKEHEVKTEQTEPEVKTEQTEPEVKTEQTEPEAKTEQTEPEGKTEKKEHETQTEQTEPEVKTEQTEPEVKTEQTEPEGKTEQTEPEVKTEQTEPEVKTEKKEHEVKTEQTEPEAKTEQTEPEVKTEKKEHEVKTEQTEPEVKTEQTEPEAKTEQTEPEVKTEQTEPEAKAEQTEHEGKTEQTEPEVKTEQTEPEVKTEQTEPEVKTEQTEPEGKTEQTEPEGKTEQTEPEGKTEQTEPEAKTEQTEPEGKTEQTEPEVKTEQTEPEGKTEQTEPEGKIEMEPEANTLEAEPEAKTVETELEAKIVEPESKSKTVETESKANTEAEAESKTEEAEAYTETLKEEPDAKIEETETKAVEKDPESKTEEAKTEKTGFEAKTVEDKPEAQTKETETKIAEEESEGQAEETQPEAKVMDAESVYKEPKAESEKTEAEVVESETEAKVGEAGPETMTVEVQPEAKAEETESGAKVEEAGVKRAEEVGEVIPEIKAGEVAPGDKVTEMEIKAEEAKSESKAEEVGTEGKAREAVPQAKAKEEASEANVKDTEDIISEIKVQEIKTKSEIHLVEDTGAGVDIKTEEAKSKPKIAKAESEAQATKLETMVKVESEHETQVENAEAVLKVQEGGSETNVAKGDTDAKADEVKDKVGEAEHMPETKIEEIESGVKAEEIKAIAVKEELKPVEKSKTDAKVDEAKSDAKVEEVESDAKAEEAETNSKEEEAETDAKVEEAKSDAKVEEVESDAKIEEVESDAKVEEAETDAKVEEAKSDAKVEETKSDAKVEEAETDGKVEETETNAKVEEAKSDAKVEETKSDAKEEEAETDGKEEEAETNAKVGEAETDAKVEEAKSDAKVEEVESDAKVEETKSDAKVKEAETDGKVEETETDAKVEEAKSDAKVEEVETSAKVEEAETDGKVENIETNAKVEETETDAKVEEAESHAKVEEADANDKVEEAANDAKVEEAESDAKVGEAETDAKVEEAESGDKVEEAESDAKVEEVETIAKVEKAESDAKVEEVETIAKVEEAESGDKVEAVETIAKVEEAESGDKVEEAENHAKVEEAETNGKVEETETDAKIGEAETDGKVEEAKSDAKVEEAETDAKVEEAETDAKVEEAETDAKVGEAETNAKVEEAESGDKVEEAETSAKVEEAESGDKVEEADTNDKVEEIETDTKVEEAESDDKVEEIETNAKVEETEADAKVEEAEPSGKVEKIETNAKVEEAETDAKVEEAETGAKVEEAETDGKVENIETNAKVEETETDAKVEEAESHAKVEEADANDKVEEAANDAKVEEAESDAKVGEAETSAKIEEADTNDKGEEIETDTKVKEADTNDKVEEAETDVKVEETETDAKVEGTETGATVEEADINDKVEEADTNDKVEEVETDAKVEEADAKVEKAKSEATIEKDEAKAEEGEPEAIAKELYVKVEEADCKAPEAQPAAKTLVPEPDDEVKERETLAKEEMALSEVKVETAEAIEAVESDKHTEASSEAKAEEADVKEAKADPEIVTKANIVADSDDKAVNTFKSGTKEGKTENVDNTESVESGAEAAEAKVKETEAEADYDCKLKEAEQHESESETKVENIKSGDVKEQSTGKIQNGFETKKPGIVDYETSVEEINTSLESDNNLKREENKMDRYALEKE; via the exons ATGAGTCGCCCAAACCCCGG AACACTTGCTGCGTACAACAGTCTAACGGATAGACACCTGACTGGGTATTTCAGTAACACAAGAATAAGGAGACATCTTCAGAAAGTTGGACTG ATTACAAGACATGGAAGAATTGTACCAGACAAAGAGTACAGATATAACATAATGAGGAGGGATCATCAAAAATATGTGCGAGAATGTCTAGCACAAGCCATCTTTCACAAGGTGCTTGACATGGAG AGATGCAATCAAATCGAGATCAAAAGGAAATTAGAAGATTTTGAACGCAAAGAACGGGTGCAGAGGATCAAG GTGGATCGATCAAAGAGATACGATGAAGATGTTGTCCCTTTACTCTCCCCACGACCACCAACTGCCCCCAAAAATGGCAATGCCGGACACTCTGGACCTGAGGCTAATCAGTCTGAATCTTCAGAACCC aagTCTACTTCCTCTCGACCGTGCACTGCACCTGGAAAAATACAAAGGCCTGTTCGCTTGCAGCCCATACAGAGCAATGGCACTGCAGCACCTGCCAGAAGGACATTTCCAGGCTCCAGACAGAAGGGCCACAGTGAGAAGACAGAACACCATTTAATCTATTCG CTTGACAGAGATGCAAGGAGGCATATTGCCGTGACAGATTTTGCCAGTGGAATCTCCCCTTACCGACTTCCAGTTATTAACAATTATGTAACTCCAGTTccacctcccccccaaaaaagggaCAGAAACTTTAAAGGAACCTCAAATGGAACGAGAAGGGGTAGAAGACTACGACCTACAACTGCACCAAATGGAATTGAAGAAACGAAG GATTCTGCTAAATTCCACAAGACATCTGTGCACAGTAACGTTGCTGTCACCATGGTGTATTTCGGAAAGAGTGTTCATTTGTCTCATGATGATACGGACTTTAGAGATGAAGTTAAAGTTTACCAGCAGCACTGTGGTGGAGAAAATCTCTGTGTTTACAAAGGAGCACTCGCAGAAGGAG AAACTTTTCAGTTTGTCTCCAGACGCCACCATGGTTTTCCTTTCAGTCTTACCTTTTTCCTGAATTCAATGCAAGTTGATCGGCTCAGTTCCTGCTGCGAGTTTAAACATCGTAAAGGCGCTAGATTGGGAGGAAAACATGGGCACTTTGGCATTGCCAGTGTCGAAGGAGCTTCCCCTTGCTACAG ATGTATCATTGCTGTGGGTTTAGATAAGAAACCCACCCCTCCGCCAAAACGGATAAAAAAAGAAGTAGAAAAAGAGGAGTCGACTAGAGATCGGGGTAAAGAAGACAAGAGCTGCAGTGAGGAAGAGATGCCTAAAGAAGAGAGCATATCAAATTTCTCCTTGAGATCTCCGCACAGTGAATATGATGTAGAGGAGGAAAATCAGATGGAATTAGAACCCAAAGAGATTGAGATACCTGAAGTTAATGACGATGAAAAATTAAAGGATG AATATGATGACGATTTTGAAGTAGATGAAGCGAAGCCTGATGCAAAAGAAGAGAACAGAGAAGAGGCTGACATGAATGGAAGGTCACCAGCCCCCTCTGATGATGAAAGGGGTAATTCTGATACAAGGGAGAGCGAATATAAAGAGAAACAGAAGCACCATTCTGGCAGTGATGATGATAGAGCCAGCTACTCTGACAGTGAGGTGGAGGATAGCAAACAAG GTGGCAGGAGAGCAAGGCCATCTGACTCATCTAGTAGCTTGTATTCTTCAAGCAGCAGCAGAAAAGATTCAGAAAGTGACAGTGAAGGGGGAAAAGATGAtgtgaaaaaagaagaaatcaaaGTACTCAATACTGAACCAAGAAGTGTATCGGAGTCAGCAAATGACGTGGAGGACGAGGTAAAAAATGAGCAGGCTGTATCTGACAATGACAAAGAACAACATACCCACGAAGAGGCGAAACAAATCGAGGGTGCTGAGAATATAGAAACCAACGATCAGGTTTCTGCAGAGTACCAACAAACTGGTGAGGTACCAAGGGAGAGTGCTGGGCTCACTGTTTCTGAAAGAAATGAAGCTGTTGAACAAACAGACAGCATGTATCGGCCAGAGAGTGCAAAAGACAAGGGTGGCATTACAGATTCAAAACCAGAGGCGCAAACCGAGACAGCTGTTTTTGCTGAACCTGCTGAAGCTGAAAAACAGGGTAGTG CCAAATCAGTAAAGGAGAAAATTGCTGATGCTATAATAAACGAGGCACGTTGCAGTTCTGAACCAGAACCAAGTGATTCCAGCACTGATGAGGATGATGAAACGACAAGACAAGCAAGAAAatcatatataatacatattg ATAATGAAGCGGAAGATGCAGTAGCCTTTTCATTAATGCAGATGAAAAATCAAGAAGAATCAGCAGTAAACCCTGATGAAGCACTTGTTAAAGAGGATCAAACTGAATTGGCTAAAGACACTGAAATGAAAGAAGATGAATCCCCAGAAGAAGCTCAGAAAGCAACGCAATCTGTAGGAGATAATCATGATGAGGAGAATAAGGCAGAAGAGACCGATCCCAAAGCTAAAATAGATAAGACTGAGACTGAAGTTAAACTAGGTGAGTCAGGGGCTAATGTAGAGCCTGAGACAAAGGCAgaagagacagaggcagaggctAACATATATGAAGTAGACAGTGACACTAAGACAGAACAGACTGAGCCTGAGGTTAAGACAGAACAGACTGAGCCTGAG GCTAAGACAGAACAGACTGAGCCTGAAGGTAAGACAGAAAAGAAAGAGCATGAGACTCAGACAGAACAGACTGAGCCTGAGGTTAAGACAGAACAGACTGAGCCTGAGGTTAAGACAGAACAGACTGAGCCTGAGGCTAAGACAGAACAGACTGAGCCTGAAGGTAAGACAGAAAAGAAAGAGCATGAGGTTAAGACAGAACAGACTGAGCCTGAGGTTAAGACAGAACAGACTGAGCCTGAGGTTAAGACAGAACAGACTGAGCCTGAGGCTAAGACAGAGCAGACTGAGCCTGAAGGTAAGACAGAAAAGAAAGAGCATGAGACTCAGACAGAACAGACTGAGCCTGAGGTTAAGACAGAACAGACTGAGCCTGAGGTTAAGACAGAACAGACTGAGCCTGAAGGTAAGACAGAACAGACTGAGCCTGAGGTTAAGACAGAACAGACTGAGCCTGAGGTTAAGACAGAAAAGAAAGAGCATGAGGTTAAGACAGAACAGACTGAGCCTGAGGCTAAGACAGAACAGACTGAGCCTGAGGTTAAGACAGAAAAGAAAGAGCATGAGGTTAAGACAGAACAGACTGAGCCTGAGGTTAAGACAGAACAGACTGAGCCTGAGGCTAAGACAGAACAGACTGAGCCTGAGGTTAAGACAGAACAGACTGAGCCTGAGGCTAAGGCAGAACAGACTGAGCATGAGGGTAAGACAGAACAGACTGAGCCTGAGGTTAAGACAGAACAGACTGAGCCTGAGGTTAAGACAGAACAGACTGAGCCTGAGGTTAAGACAGAACAGACTGAGCCTGAGGGTAAGACAGAACAGACTGAGCCTGAAGGTAAGACAGAACAGACTGAGCCTGAAGGTAAGACAGAACAGACTGAGCCTGAGGCTAAGACAGAACAGACTGAGCCTGAAGGTAAGACAGAACAGACTGAGCCTGAGGTTAAGACAGAACAGACTGAGCCTGAAGGTAAGACAGAACAGACTGAGCCTGAGGGTAAGATAGAAATGGAGCCTGAGGCTAATACATTGGAAGCAGAGCCTGAGGCTAAGACAGTGGAGACAGAGCTTGAGGCTAAAATAGTGGAGCCAGAGTCTAAGTCTAAGACAGTGGAGACAGAATCTAAGGCTAACACAGAAGCAGAGGCAGAGTCTaagacagaagaggcagaggcatacactgagacactgaagGAAGAGCCTGATGCTAAGATAGAAGAAACTGAGACTAAAGCAGTAGAGAAAGATCCTGAGAGTAAGACAGAGGAGGCGAAGACAGAAAAGACAGGATTTGAGGCCAAGACAGTGGAGGATAAGCCTGAAGCTCAGACAAAAGAAACTGAGACTAAAATAGCAGAGGAAGAATCTGAGGGTCAGGCAGAAGAGACACAGCCTGAGGCAAAGGTAATGGATGCAGAATCTGTGTATAAAGAGCCTAAGGCTGAGTCGGAAAAGACTGAGGCTGAAGTAGTAGAGTCAGAGACTGAGGCTAAGGTAGGGGAGGCAGGGCCTGAGACTATGACAGTGGAGGTACAGCCTGAGGCTAAGGCAGAAGAGACAGAGTCTGgagctaaagtagaagaggcagGTGTTAAAAGAGCAGAAGAGGTAGGAGAGGTCATTCCAGAGATAAAGGCAGGAGAAGTAGCACCTGGAGATAAAGTAACAGAGATGGAAATTAAAGCAGAAGAAGCTAAAAGTGAGTCTAAGGCTGAAGAGGTGGGGACTGAAGGTAAAGCAAGAGAAGCAGTGCCCCAGGCTAAGGCAAAAGAGGAAGCATCTGAGGCTAATGTAAAAGATACAGAAGATATTATCTCTGAGATTAAAGTACAAGAGATAAAAACTAAATCTGAGATACATCTGGTTGAAGATACAGGAGCTGGTGTAGATATCAAAACAGAAGAGGCAAAATCTAAGCCTAAAATAGCGAAGGCAGAATCTGAAGCACAAGCGACAAAACTAGAAACAATGGTAAAGGTAGAGTCAGAGCATGAGACTCAAGTAGAAAATGCAGAGGCTGTGCTCAAGGTACaagagggagggagtgagacTAATGTAGCAAAGGGAGACACTGATGCTAAAGCAGACGAGGTTAAGGATAAAGTAGGAGAGGCAGAGCATATGCCTGAGACTAAAATAGAAGAAATTGAGTCTGGGGTAAAAGCAGAGGAAATTAAAGCTATAGCAGTAAAGGAAGAACTAAAACCTGTAGAAAAGTCTAAAACTGATGCTAAAGTAGATGAGGCTAAAagtgatgctaaagtagaagaggttGAAAGTGATGCTAAAGCAGAAGAGGCTGAAACCAATAGTAAAGAAGAAGAGGCTGAAAccgatgctaaagtagaagaggctaaaagtgatgctaaagtagaagaggttGAAAGTGATGCTAAAATAGAAGAGGTTGAAagtgatgctaaagtagaagaggctgaaaccgatgctaaagtagaagaggctaaaagtgatgctaaagtagaagagactAAAagtgatgctaaagtagaagaggctgaaaccgATGGTAAAGTAGAAGAGACTGAAACcaatgctaaagtagaagaggctaaaagtgatgctaaagtagaagagactAAAAGTGATGCTAAAGAAGAAGAGGCTGAAACCGATGGTAAAGAAGAAGAGGCTGAAACCAATGCTAAAGTAGGAGAGGCTGAAactgatgctaaagtagaagaggctaaaagtgatgctaaagtagaagaggttGAAagtgatgctaaagtagaagagactAAAAGTGATGCTAAAGTAAAAGAGGCTGAAACCGATGGTAAAGTAGAAGAGACTGAAAccgatgctaaagtagaagaggctaaaagtgatgctaaagtagaagaggttGAAACCagtgctaaagtagaagaggctgaaaccgATGGTAAAGTAGAAAACATTGAAACtaatgctaaagtagaagagactgaaactgatgctaaagtagaagaggctgaaagtcatgctaaagtagaagaggcagATGCTAATgataaagtagaagaggctgcaaacgatgctaaagtagaagaggctgaaagtGATGCTAAAGTAGGAGAGGCTGAAactgatgctaaagtagaagaggctgaaagtGGTgataaagtagaagaggctgaaagtgatgctaaagtagaagaggttGAAACCATTGCTAAAGTAGAAAAGGCTGAAagtgatgctaaagtagaagaggttGAAACCattgctaaagtagaagaggctgaaagtGGTGATAAAGTAGAAGCGGTTGAAACCattgctaaagtagaagaggctgaaagtGGTgataaagtagaagaggctgaaaaccatgctaaagtagaagaggctgaaaccaATGGTAAAGTAGAAGAGACTGAAACTGATGCTAAAATAGGAGAGGCTGAAACCGATGGTAAAGTAGAAGAGGCTAAAagtgatgctaaagtagaagaggctgaaaccgatgctaaagtagaagaggctgaaactgatgctaaagtagaagaggctgaaaccgATGCTAAAGTAGGAGAGGCTGAAACcaatgctaaagtagaagaggctgaaagtGGTgataaagtagaagaggctgaaaccagtgctaaagtagaagaggctgaaagtGGTgataaagtagaagaggctgataCTAATGATAAAGTAGAAGAGATTGAAACTGAtactaaagtagaagaggctgaaagtGATGATAAAGTAGAAGAGATTGAAACTAATGCTAAAGTCGAAGAGACTGAAgctgatgctaaagtagaagaggctgaaccCAGTGGTAAAGTAGAAAAGATTGAAACtaatgctaaagtagaagaggctgaaactgatgctaaagtagaagaggctgaaactgGTGccaaagtagaagaggctgaaaccgATGGTAAAGTAGAAAACATTGAAACtaatgctaaagtagaagagactgaaactgatgctaaagtagaagaggctgaaagtcatgctaaagtagaagaggcagATGCTAATgataaagtagaagaggctgcaaacgatgctaaagtagaagaggctgaaagtGATGCTAAAGTAGGAGAGGCTGAAACCAGTGCTAAAATAGAAGAGGCTGATACTAATGATAAAGGAGAAGAGATTGAAACTGATACTAAAGTAAAAGAGGCTGATACCAATgataaagtagaagaggctgaaactgATGTTAAAGTAGAAGAGACTGAAactgatgctaaagtagaagggACTGAAACTGGTGCTACAGTAGAAGAGGCTGATATTAACgataaagtagaagaggctgataCTAACGATAAAGTAGAAGAGGTTGAAAccgatgctaaagtagaagaagCTGATGCTAAAGTTGAAAAGGCAAAGTCTGAGGCTACAATAGAAAAGGATGAGGCTAAGGCAGAAGAAGGGGAGCCTGAGGCGATAGCAAAAGAGCTGTATGTTAAAGTAGAAGAGGCAGATTGTAAAGCACCAGAAGCACAGCCTGCAGCTAAAACATTAGTGCCAGAGCCAGATGATGAagtaaaagagagagagacattggCTAAAGAAGAAATGGCACTGTCTGAGGTAAAAGTAGAAACGGCTGAGGCTATAGAAGCAGTAGAGTCAGATAAGCACACAGAGGCATCATCTGAGGCTAAGGCAGAAGAGGCAGATGTTAAAGAAGCAAAGGCAGACCCAGAAATAGTCACTAAGGCTAACATAGTGGCTGATTCAGATGATAAGGCAGTGAATACGTTTAAATCTGGGACTAAAGAAGGAAAGACAGAGAATGTGGATAATACAGAAAGTGTGGAGTCTGGAGCTGAAGCAGCTGAAGCTAAAGTGAAAGAGA